The Methanothrix sp. genome has a segment encoding these proteins:
- a CDS encoding metal ABC transporter permease yields MIELQLDIFQYDFMRVALAAGLASAVLCGIIGIYVILNKIVFISDGIAHAAFGGIGLGYFLGFDPLLFGVGSAILTAIGIGMVSGRARVSEDTAIGVFMATGMALGVMLLTLSEGYARDLYGYLFGNILAVTVNDVLLISALTLVILFLTYILYKEFLIMSFDPVYGEAIGLPVKSLRLLLMAMVAFSVVVLIKIVGIIMVIALLTIPGAISRQHLKELPAIMAGSVVLGAIFVTVGLLVSYLLDVPSGATIILTAAAFFFLSTVYSR; encoded by the coding sequence ATGATTGAGCTGCAGTTGGATATCTTCCAGTATGATTTTATGAGAGTGGCCCTGGCAGCCGGCCTGGCGAGCGCCGTTCTCTGCGGCATAATCGGGATCTATGTCATTTTAAATAAGATCGTCTTCATCAGCGATGGCATAGCCCATGCTGCCTTTGGGGGCATAGGCCTGGGCTACTTCCTGGGCTTCGACCCCCTGCTATTCGGTGTGGGCTCGGCCATTCTGACTGCTATCGGCATTGGAATGGTGAGCGGGAGGGCGCGGGTATCCGAGGACACTGCCATTGGTGTCTTCATGGCCACGGGAATGGCCCTGGGGGTCATGCTCCTCACCCTCTCTGAGGGTTATGCCAGAGACCTTTATGGCTATCTGTTCGGCAATATACTGGCTGTGACTGTGAATGATGTTCTGCTGATATCCGCTCTCACCCTGGTCATACTATTCCTGACCTATATCCTTTACAAGGAATTCCTGATAATGAGCTTTGATCCGGTTTACGGAGAGGCCATCGGCCTGCCGGTAAAAAGCCTCAGGCTCCTGCTCATGGCCATGGTGGCCTTCAGCGTTGTGGTATTGATCAAGATCGTGGGGATCATAATGGTGATCGCCCTTCTCACCATCCCTGGGGCCATAAGCCGGCAGCATCTCAAGGAGCTGCCCGCCATCATGGCCGGATCTGTGGTCCTGGGGGCGATATTCGTGACTGTGGGCCTTTTGGTATCCTACCTGCTGGATGTGCCATCAGGTGCGACTATAATCCTCACTGCGGCAGCATTCTTCTTCCTGAGCACAGTGTATTCGAGATAG
- a CDS encoding metal ABC transporter ATP-binding protein, with protein MTSEIVSIENLWLFRGEHVILEDINLRLNRADYLGLIGPNGGGKSTLLKLMLGLIKPDKGRIRIFGQQPEAARGMIGYLPQKTIFDQSFPVKVLEVAQMGRFSRTGLFRRYGPADRDAALRALEAVGMEDRAEREIGALSGGEQQRVFVARSLVSDPELLLLDEPTAGIDSAQQAEFYELLCHLNQDRGIAIILVSHDITAVSKYVGKIACLNQRLYYHGSKELTSEDIEKAYGCPVDLIAHGTPHRVLRKHD; from the coding sequence ATGACCTCGGAAATCGTCTCCATCGAGAACCTCTGGCTCTTCCGGGGTGAGCATGTCATTCTGGAGGACATAAATCTGAGGCTGAACCGGGCTGATTATCTGGGCTTGATCGGCCCGAATGGGGGAGGAAAATCGACCCTTCTCAAGCTGATGCTGGGCTTGATAAAGCCGGATAAAGGGAGGATCAGAATCTTCGGCCAGCAGCCAGAGGCTGCTCGGGGAATGATAGGCTACCTGCCCCAGAAGACCATCTTCGATCAGAGCTTTCCGGTCAAGGTGCTGGAGGTGGCCCAGATGGGACGGTTCAGCCGGACAGGCCTCTTCCGCCGCTACGGCCCTGCTGATCGCGATGCAGCACTCCGTGCCCTGGAGGCGGTGGGAATGGAGGACCGGGCTGAGCGGGAGATCGGCGCCCTCTCCGGAGGGGAGCAGCAGAGGGTATTTGTGGCCCGTTCTCTGGTATCTGATCCGGAGCTGCTCCTCCTGGACGAACCCACGGCGGGTATTGATTCCGCCCAACAGGCGGAGTTTTATGAGCTTCTCTGCCACCTCAACCAGGACCGGGGAATAGCAATAATCCTCGTCTCTCATGATATCACAGCCGTCTCCAAATATGTGGGCAAGATCGCCTGTCTGAACCAGAGGCTTTATTATCATGGATCAAAGGAACTGACAAGCGAGGATATAGAGAAGGCCTACGGCTGTCCAGTGGATTTGATTGCTCATGGAACGCCCCACCGGGTCTTGAGGAAGCATGATTGA
- a CDS encoding metal ABC transporter solute-binding protein, Zn/Mn family, producing the protein MLSDFKKSSLFIIILATAIIPAAVILSGCISEKEESTGFTADESLKGAGDERKNDIISAATTIAPLAGLISAVGKDRVRVAVIVPPGAEPHAYEPAPSQMKEIADADIYIMNGAGLEFWMEKALLVNEDMLVVDSSQGVELLNEDGKHTDPHIWMSLENAAIQVENICNALIQFDRKDAEYYRQNKDSFLEDMRALDRELKQTFAAKENRTFIVYHPAWSYFARDYGLVQVPIMEEEKEPGPKYLAGLIDMARENNISVIFVDPQFNPKSAEVIAREMNARIVVLDPLAEDYLQNMRHTGEEISKSLK; encoded by the coding sequence ATGTTGAGCGATTTTAAAAAATCATCATTATTTATTATAATCCTGGCCACTGCCATCATTCCCGCTGCTGTCATCCTATCCGGATGCATCTCAGAGAAGGAAGAGTCTACTGGATTTACAGCAGATGAGAGCCTCAAAGGCGCCGGAGATGAGAGGAAGAATGATATCATATCCGCCGCCACCACCATCGCCCCCCTGGCAGGCCTCATCTCCGCCGTGGGAAAAGACAGAGTCAGAGTAGCAGTGATAGTCCCGCCCGGGGCCGAACCCCATGCCTATGAGCCCGCCCCCTCCCAGATGAAAGAGATCGCTGATGCTGACATATACATCATGAACGGCGCAGGTCTGGAGTTCTGGATGGAAAAGGCTCTCTTGGTCAATGAAGATATGCTGGTTGTCGACTCCTCCCAAGGGGTGGAGCTGTTGAATGAGGATGGCAAGCACACCGATCCCCACATCTGGATGTCTCTGGAGAATGCAGCCATTCAGGTGGAGAACATATGCAATGCTCTGATCCAGTTCGACCGGAAGGACGCTGAATACTACCGCCAGAATAAAGATAGCTTTTTAGAGGATATGAGAGCACTGGACAGGGAGTTGAAGCAGACCTTTGCCGCCAAAGAGAACAGGACGTTCATCGTCTACCACCCGGCCTGGAGCTACTTCGCCCGGGACTACGGCCTGGTCCAGGTGCCGATAATGGAGGAGGAGAAGGAGCCCGGTCCCAAGTACCTGGCAGGGCTGATCGATATGGCCAGAGAGAACAATATCTCTGTCATCTTCGTTGATCCTCAGTTCAATCCCAAATCGGCAGAGGTGATAGCCAGAGAGATGAATGCGAGGATAGTGGTCCTTGATCCTTTAGCAGAGGACTACCTGCAGAATATGCGCCATACGGGAGAGGAGATCTCTAAGAGCCTGAAATGA
- a CDS encoding agmatine deiminase family protein gives MAAFWRPTTRPTSPTTPFYEQSYFSPGDEIRVYETRHARFAVLICYDQWFPEPARVAALGGAQIIFYPTAIGHITDQGEPPEGDWHDAWETVQRGHAISNSICVAAVNRVGREESLCFWGGSFVADSFGNILAKASSEREEILLADLDLSKNQSVREGWGFFRNRRPDIYWPIIEMVREAAPEKGEGTGLKRKPAKGEELCLVDTPQQLGFHMPAEWEEHEAIWLSWPYDQDTFLQIERVEEAYLAIIKAIHKSEIVNLLVRDDMMLSAVVERLREWNVDLRRIRFHEMDYADVWFRDYGPTFVVARGDGPAGDRIAMVAWTFNAWGEKYPGLMRDTKIPCLINDDLKMECFVPGIVLEGGSIDVNGLGTLLTTEQCLLNRNRNPGLGKEEIERYLQEYLGVRKIIWLKEGIAGDDTDGHVDDIARFVDPTTVLCAYEEDSDDDNYLPLKENYEQLSRETDQDGNPLKVIKLPMPSPVENDGGRLPASYANFYIGNDAVLVPQFRDENDQKALKIIQGLFPDRRVVGIDCRELVEGLGTIHCISQQQPRVK, from the coding sequence GCTACTTCTCGCCAGGGGATGAGATCAGGGTCTATGAGACCCGCCATGCCCGGTTTGCCGTTCTCATCTGCTATGATCAATGGTTCCCGGAGCCCGCACGGGTGGCCGCCCTGGGCGGTGCCCAGATCATCTTCTATCCCACAGCCATCGGCCATATCACAGACCAGGGGGAGCCGCCAGAAGGAGACTGGCATGATGCCTGGGAGACTGTACAGCGGGGGCATGCCATCTCCAACAGCATATGCGTCGCTGCTGTAAACCGGGTGGGCAGAGAGGAGAGCCTGTGCTTTTGGGGAGGCTCCTTTGTGGCCGACTCATTCGGCAATATCCTGGCAAAGGCAAGCAGTGAGAGGGAGGAGATTCTTCTGGCAGATCTTGATCTCTCCAAGAACCAGTCCGTCCGGGAGGGCTGGGGCTTTTTCCGAAACCGCCGGCCTGATATCTACTGGCCCATCATCGAGATGGTGAGGGAAGCTGCGCCTGAGAAAGGAGAGGGGACCGGCCTGAAGAGAAAGCCAGCAAAAGGTGAGGAGCTCTGCCTGGTGGACACGCCCCAGCAACTTGGATTTCATATGCCGGCAGAATGGGAGGAGCATGAAGCGATCTGGCTCTCCTGGCCCTACGACCAGGATACCTTTCTTCAGATAGAGAGGGTGGAGGAGGCATACCTCGCCATCATCAAGGCCATACATAAGAGCGAGATCGTCAATCTTCTGGTCAGGGATGATATGATGCTCAGCGCCGTTGTCGAGCGGCTGAGAGAGTGGAATGTGGACCTGCGCCGGATCAGATTCCATGAGATGGATTATGCCGATGTCTGGTTCAGGGATTATGGACCCACATTCGTGGTGGCTCGTGGGGACGGCCCGGCAGGGGACAGGATCGCCATGGTCGCCTGGACATTCAATGCCTGGGGGGAGAAGTATCCTGGATTGATGAGGGACACCAAAATCCCCTGTCTGATCAATGACGACCTCAAGATGGAGTGCTTCGTTCCGGGAATCGTCCTGGAGGGAGGATCCATCGATGTGAACGGCCTGGGCACACTCCTTACCACTGAGCAGTGCCTGCTCAACCGCAACAGAAACCCAGGCCTTGGCAAAGAGGAGATAGAGAGATATCTGCAGGAGTACCTGGGAGTGAGAAAGATCATCTGGCTGAAGGAGGGGATAGCAGGGGATGATACAGACGGACATGTGGATGACATCGCCAGGTTCGTCGATCCGACCACAGTGCTCTGTGCCTATGAGGAGGATTCTGATGATGACAACTATCTGCCCCTCAAGGAGAACTACGAGCAGCTCTCCAGAGAGACCGACCAGGATGGTAATCCCCTGAAGGTCATCAAGCTGCCCATGCCCAGTCCAGTGGAGAACGATGGCGGCCGGCTGCCTGCCAGCTATGCCAACTTCTATATCGGAAACGATGCCGTCCTGGTTCCACAGTTTCGGGATGAGAACGACCAGAAGGCATTGAAGATCATTCAGGGGCTCTTCCCGGACCGTAGGGTGGTGGGAATCGACTGCCGCGAGTTGGTGGAAGGGCTGGGTACCATTCACTGCATCAGCCAGCAGCAGCCAAGGGTTAAGTGA